From one Triticum urartu cultivar G1812 chromosome 3, Tu2.1, whole genome shotgun sequence genomic stretch:
- the LOC125549145 gene encoding uncharacterized protein LOC125549145 yields MAAPAAEAPVLPPAKRNKADPSLLHTSAALPAADWSALLPDLVRRVADSLLATNDLDCYMDFRAVSSGWRAATDDPRSDPSDPRFRPHRWVILDDGADPRFLPYRLVFLNDGADLLLLNAATGRFLRKRTPLRRRYSVVATTPGGLFVLADRNNSRAACVFNPLTGVLIRFAAPVPTEEVAVATVVFGRGSSPTLNLFCDSSLNLYMAAPVSESFNKHNISTYYFLRKAVRGGWGLCYPWRYFVMCKIFDLIESLHVDPIKFFSQDLPGAGHTNDHSRCFLVELGGQVLVVMKLHPCVKVFKMDVDSIVPSCLLRASVAMPSSLVITGAWLLTPISSRLLRPTASTVLSVWIHLPTSACTISRTRNMR; encoded by the coding sequence ATGGCGGCCCCCGCTGCTGAAGCCCCTGTTCTTCCGCCCGCCAAAAGGAACAAGGCGGATCCGAGTCTTCTGCATACCTCAGCGGCCCTTCCGGCCGCAGACTGGTCCGCCCTCCTGCCCGATCTCGTCCGCCGCGTCGCTGACTCCCTGCTCGCCACCAACGACCTCGACTGCTACATGGACTTCCGCGCCGTCAGCTCCGGCTGGCGCGCCGCCACCGACGACCCCAGGAGCGACCCCTCCGATCCCCGCTTCCGCCCGCACCGGTGGGTCATCCTCGACGACGGCGCCGACCCCCGCTTCCTCCCGTACCGGTTGGTGTTCCTGAACGACGGCGCCGACCTGCTCCTGCTGAACGCCGCCACGGGGCGCTTCCTCCGCAAGAGGACCCCGCTGCGCCGCCGCTACTCCGTCGTCGCCACCACTCCCGGCGGCCTCTTCGTCCTGGCCGACCGGAACAATTCTCGAGCCGCCTGCGTCTTCAATCCTCTCACCGGCGTCCTGATCCGGTTCGCGGCACCCGTGCCCACCGAGGAGGTCGCCGTCGCCACTGTCGTCTTCGGTCGCGGCTCTTCGCCCACGCTCAACTTGTTCTGCGACTCTTCTCTGAACCTTTACATGGCTGCTCCTGTCAGTGAAAGTTTCAACAAACATAACATTTCCACTTATTATTTCTTACGGAAGGCGGTCAGAGGCGGGTGGGGATTATGTTATCCATGGAGGTATTTTGTTATGTGCAAGATCTTCGATCTGATCGAGTCGCTTCATGTCGATCCGATCAAGTTCTTCTCTCAGGATCTTCCTGGGGCCGGGCACACCAACGACCACAGCCGGTGTTTCCTTGTCGAATTGGGTGGCCAAGTGCTGGTCGTCATGAAGTTGCACCCATGTGTCAAGGTTTTCAAGATGGATGTCGATAGCATCGTGCCATCGTGTCTGTTGAGAGCATCGGTAGCCATGCCATCTTCATTGGTCATCACAGGTGCCTGGCTCTTGACACCCATAAGTTCCCGTCTGTTGAGGCCAACTGCATCTACTGTGTTGAGCGTCTGGATTCATTTGCCTACATCTGCATGTACAATCTCAAGGACGAGAAATATGAGATGA